In Vigna unguiculata cultivar IT97K-499-35 chromosome 3, ASM411807v1, whole genome shotgun sequence, a single genomic region encodes these proteins:
- the LOC114176981 gene encoding vacuolar iron transporter homolog 4-like has product MANLGARINDVSSNQVEIPVHSDGVEPKPSEESNIDYSQRAQWLRAAVLGANDGLVSVASLMMGVGAVKKDISAMLIAGFAGLVAGACSMAIGEFVSVYTQYDIEMTQLKREREANNNGGVNGEAQREKLPNPFQAALASALAFSIGALVPMLAAVFIRSHKIRMGVVAAAVSVALLVFGGVGAVLGKTPVMRSCLRVLIGGWMAMAVTFGLTRLIGSAQL; this is encoded by the coding sequence ATGGCAAACCTTGGAGCTAGAATTAACGATGTTTCATCAAACCAAGTTGAGATCCCTGTCCATTCTGATGGTGTGGAGCCAAAACCAAGTGAAGAGAGCAACATTGACTATTCTCAAAGGGCTCAGTGGCTTCGAGCAGCAGTGTTGGGAGCCAATGATGGGTTAGTCTCGGTTGCTTCACTTATGATGGGTGTTGGAGCTGTTAAGAAAGACATCAGTGCCATGCTTATTGCTGGTTTTGCTGGATTAGTTGCTGGGGCTTGTAGCATGGCAATTGGAGAGTTTGTCTCTGTGTACACTCAGTATGACATAGAGATGACTCAGCTTAAGAGAGAGAGGGAAGCTAATAACAATGGAGGAGTGAATGGAGAAGCTCAAAGGGAGAAGTTGCCAAACCCATTTCAGGCTGCACTGGCATCAGCACTGGCCTTTTCTATTGGTGCTTTGGTGCCAATGCTAGCAGCTGTGTTTATAAGGAGCCACAAGATTAGGATGGGAGTTGTTGCTGCTGCGGTTAGCGTGGCTTTGTTGGTGTTTGGAGGGGTTGGAGCAGTTCTTGGAAAAACTCCAGTGATGAGGTCCTGTCTTAGGGTTCTGATTGGAGGTTGGATGGCTATGGCTGTAACGTTTGGCCTCACCAGATTGATTGGCTCTGCTCAACTTTGA
- the LOC114179527 gene encoding vacuolar iron transporter homolog 4-like, whose product MANLGARTNGISSNQVEIPIHANGVESKQSEESNIDYSQRAQWLRAAVLGANDGLVSVASLMMGVGAVKKDISAMLVAGFAGLVAGACSMAIGEFVSVYTQYDIEVTQLKREREGNNNGGVDEESQREKLPNPFQAALASALAFSIGALVPMLAAVFIRRHKIRMGVIGGAVSLALLVFGGIGAMLGKTPVKKSCFRVLIGGWMAMAITFGLTKLVGFAEL is encoded by the coding sequence ATGGCCAACCTTGGAGCTAGAACTAATGGAATCTCATCAAACCAAGTTGAGATTCCCATCCATGCAAATGGTGTGGAGTCAAAACAAAGCGAAGAGAGCAACATCGACTACTCTCAAAGGGCTCAGTGGCTTCGAGCAGCAGTGTTGGGAGCCAATGATGGGTTAGTCTCTGTTGCCTCACTCATGATGGGTGTTGGAGCTGTTAAGAAAGACATCAGTGCCATGCTTGTTGCTGGTTTTGCTGGACTAGTTGCAGGGGCTTGTAGCATGGCGATTGGAGAGTTTGTGTCTGTGTACACTCAGTACGACATAGAGGTGACTCAGCTTAAAAGGGAGAGAGAGGGTAATAACAATGGAGGAGTGGATGAAGAATCTCAAAGGGAGAAGCTTCCGAACCCTTTTCAGGCTGCACTGGCATCAGCACTAGCCTTTTCTATTGGTGCTTTGGTGCCAATGCTAGCAGCAGTTTTTATACGGAGGCACAAGATTAGGATGGGAGTTATTGGTGGTGCAGTTAGCCTTGCATTGTTGGTGTTTGGAGGGATAGGAGCAATGCTTGGAAAAACTCCGGTGAAGAAATCTTGTTTCAGGGTGCTGATTGGAGGTTGGATGGCCATGGCCATAACATTTGGCCTCACCAAATTGGTTGGCTTTGCTGAACTTTGA
- the LOC114175324 gene encoding nodulin-21-like, translating into MASATPNGLVSQNHVGAVHPSPANKTDKKQTQKVTEDHANINYMERAQWLRPAVLGANDGLVSVASLMMGVGAVKKDAKAMLLAGFAGLVSGACGMAIGEYVAVYTQYDVEMSQMKRESLGGEKDLEMAMEKRTLPNPLQATLASAVSFSVGALIPLLSAAFIQSYKTRLIVVVTTASLALVVFGRVVAELGKTPKLKSYLRFLLGGWIAMAITFGLTKLLDASALE; encoded by the coding sequence ATGGCTTCTGCAACACCCAATGGTTTGGTGTCACAAAACCACGTAGGAGCAGTGCATCCAAGTCCAGCGAACAAAACCGATAAGAAGCAAACCCAGAAAGTTACCGAAGATCATGCCAACATAAACTACATGGAAAGAGCACAGTGGCTCCGTCCAGCAGTTTTAGGAGCCAACGATGGGTTGGTTTCGGTTGCTTCATTGATGATGGGTGTAGGAGCCGTTAAGAAAGACGCAAAGGCTATGCTACTTGCTGGTTTTGCAGGGTTGGTTTCAGGGGCCTGTGGCATGGCGATAGGAGAGTACGTTGCAGTGTACACTCAGTACGATGTTGAGATGTCTCAAATGAAGAGAGAGAGTTTAGGAGGGGAAAAGGACTTGGAGATGGCAATGGAGAAAAGAACGTTACCTAATCCACTGCAAGCTACTTTGGCATCTGCAGTATCCTTTTCTGTTGGTGCATTGATTCCTCTTCTTTCAGCTGCTTTCATACAAAGTTACAAGACAAGGCTTATTGTGGTCGTGACAACGGCTAGTTTGGCTTTGGTTGTGTTCGGAAGGGTGGTGGCTGAACTGGGAAAAACTCCTAAGTTAAAATCTTATTTAAGGTTCCTTCTTGGAGGATGGATAGCCATGGCCATCACTTTTGGGTTAACCAAATTACTGGATGCTAGTGCTTTAGAATAA
- the LOC114179395 gene encoding vacuolar iron transporter homolog 2-like — protein sequence MDSLGTSGNEMPINHVEILKHSNDIEANDMEENNIKYYEREQCLGAAVFGVKTGLFVTTFLMTAIEAFNENIIAMLLAGFLGLVAGACSMPIEEFVSVDTEVAQMKVHHNEHNEVEEDDNLLNPFQASLASGIGFSIGGMVSVLTAVFIRDYKLRLLVISVAMLALLVFGGMIAVLRKSKLVRRSGDSGDSGDWRLDNYGYYFWI from the coding sequence ATGGATTCTCTTGGCACCAGTGGCAATGAAATGCCAATTAACCATGTTGAGATTCTCAAACACTCCAATGATATAGAAGCAAATGACATGGAAGAAAACAATATTAAGTACTATGAAAGGGAACAATGTCTTGGGGCAGCAGTGTTTGGAGTCAAAACTGGGTTGTTCGTAACCACCTTTTTGATGACTGCCATTGAAGCTTTCAATGAAAACATCATAGCCATGCTTCTTGCTGGTTTCTTAGGACTAGTTGCTGGGGCTTGCAGCATGCCAATTGAAGAGTTTGTATCTGTTGACACAGAGGTAGCTCAAATGAAAGTCCACCATAACGAACACAACGAAGTGGAGGAAGATGATAACCTTCTAAACCCTTTTCAAGCTTCCTTAGCATCAGGAATTGGATTTTCTATTGGTGGAATGGTGTCAGTGCTAACAGCTGTTTTCATAAGGGACTATAAACTCAGGCTGCTAGTTATTTCTGTGGCTATGTTGGCATTGTTGGTATTTGGAGGGATGATAGCAGTACTTAGAAAAAGTAAACTAGTGAGAAGGAGTGGTGATAGTGGTGATAGTGGTGATTGGAGGTTAGATAACTATGGCtattatttttggatttaa